AGTGCCGCAACCTGCGCCGGCTGGCCCGTCGTCCGGCGCCGGTACGCGAGGCGTTGCGCACCCTGCCGGAGCTGGCCCGTCGGCTGCGCGATCCGTCCGACATGACGCTGGGCCAGGTGCGCGGCCTGGAGGGTGGGGGTGCGGCCTGCTACTTCGCCGCCCTCGCCGCCGCGCTGCCCGAATCGCTCGGCTTCACCGGGCGCAACCGCCGTCCGCCGACCGATCCGCTCAACGCCCTGCTCTCGCTCGGCTACACGCTGCTCCACTTCGATGCCGTGCGCGCGCTGCTCGCCGCCGGTTTCGACCCCTGCATCGGCTTTTTGCACAGCGCCGAGTACAGCCGCGAATCGCTGGCCTGCGACCTCATCGAACCGCTGCGTCCGGCGGTCGACCGCTTTGCGCTCGACTGCTTCCACCGCCGGCTGCTGCGGCCGGAGCATTTCGTTGTCCAGCAGGGGGCCTGCCGCATGGGCAAGGCCGCCCGGCGCGCCTTCTACATCGCGTGGGAGGAGTTCGCCCCCGTGCCGCGGCGGGCGTTGCGCCGCGCCATTCCCATCCTGCGGCGCGAGGGGATCGGCTGTTGAGCGCTGAGCGTCTGCCGCTCTACCTCGGCGCGCGGGCCGCCGTCCGGCTCGATGACGGCCCCAGCCTGGTGCTCTCCGCCGAGGGGCTGGCCGGCAGCCGGGTGCCGCTCGACCGCATCTCGCGCCTGATCGCGCCGGTCGGCTGCGGGTTGGACGAGGAGGTGCTGCTGGCCTGTGCCCGCCGTGGCATCCCGGTGCTCTGGCAGGAGCGGGACGGCACGCCGCTGGCCTGGCTGGTCACTCCCGGCCGCCCGCCGCGGCTTGGCTGGCGCGAGCGGATGGCCGGCGCGGTCGCCAGGTCCGACTGGCCGGCCCGCTACGGCATCTGGCGCAGCGCGCAGCTGGCCATGGCCCGGCGGGTGCAGGAGGAGCGGCTGGAAGGCTTCTCCTTCGGAGCAGCGCTGGCTCGTGGATCATATGGTTGCGGTGTGCCGGGGGAGGCGGCATCGACGGGCGCGGCTGCACAGGATTGGGCCCGCCATACGCGGGAGGATGGCTCGGATCCATGGCTCGATGCGCTGCTTCGGCGCACGGCCATCCCGCTGTGGCTCGGGCGCTGTGCCATCGGGCGCTGGCGGGGCT
This genomic stretch from Zetaproteobacteria bacterium harbors:
- the cas1 gene encoding CRISPR-associated endonuclease Cas1, which produces MQTLIIDRKGSRLSLRDGRLRIELPDGERTQHIPLTMIERVVVTAGVDLHTALLGALAEAGVSLLILSPRDHRRIAIVTPPHGRDHAVRLAQYRAAVDPERCVRIAAVVVRMKLLAQCRNLRRLARRPAPVREALRTLPELARRLRDPSDMTLGQVRGLEGGGAACYFAALAAALPESLGFTGRNRRPPTDPLNALLSLGYTLLHFDAVRALLAAGFDPCIGFLHSAEYSRESLACDLIEPLRPAVDRFALDCFHRRLLRPEHFVVQQGACRMGKAARRAFYIAWEEFAPVPRRALRRAIPILRREGIGC